One genomic window of Gossypium hirsutum isolate 1008001.06 chromosome D11, Gossypium_hirsutum_v2.1, whole genome shotgun sequence includes the following:
- the LOC107912160 gene encoding PRA1 family protein B4, whose protein sequence is MSASVPAALPISGTESVETQPPVAISAFRAFLSRLNDSLRNSLSERRPWPELADRSTFSKPESFSDATLRIRKNYSYFRVNYLMVIGVTLAFSLIFHPFSLLLLLGLLFSWIILYLFRPADQPLIIFGRTFSDRETLGILVIFSIFVIFLTSVGSLIISAIMLGFGLVCAHGAFRAPDDLFLDDEEPAATGFLSFIGGAASNAVTATVPTISNTRI, encoded by the coding sequence ATGTCCGCCTCAGTTCCGGCCGCCCTCCCTATCTCCGGTACCGAATCCGTCGAAACCCAGCCACCCGTCGCCATCTCTGCATTTCGCGCTTTCCTTTCCCGCCTTAATGATTCCCTACGCAACAGCCTCTCAGAGCGCCGTCCTTGGCCTGAACTTGCTGACCGTTCCACCTTCTCCAAGCCGGAATCTTTCTCCGACGCTACCCTCCGTATCCGCAAAAATTACTCCTATTTCCGAGTCAATTATTTGATGGTCATTGGCGTCACCCTTGCATTTTCGCTTATTTTCCACCCATTCTCCCTTCTCCTCCTTCTAGGGCTTCTCTTCTCTTGGATCATCCTTTACCTCTTCCGCCCTGCCGATCAGCCTCTTATCATCTTCGGTCGCACCTTTTCCGACCGTGAGACCCTTGGGATCCTTGTCATCTTCAGTATCTTTGTGATTTTCCTCACCTCTGTTGGATCTCTTATCATTTCCGCTATTATGCTTGGGTTTGGTCTTGTTTGTGCTCATGGCGCCTTCAGAGCTCCCGATGATCTCTTCTTGGATGACGAAGAACCAGCAGCCACCGGTTTCTTGTCCTTCATCGGTGGCGCTGCCTCTAATGCCGTTACCGCCACGGTTCCTACTATTTCTAACACACGTATATGA
- the LOC107912158 gene encoding AAA-ATPase ASD, mitochondrial, whose translation MEMVPSTMTEMWTTMGSTIASFMFIWAIIRQYCPYELRRYFEKYTHTIMTYFSPYVKISIHEFTGDRLKRSEAYVAVEAYLSVNSSKTAKRLKAEMGKDSNNLVLSMDEYEKVTDEFRGAKVWWVASKVVSATRPMAYYPEQEKRFYRLTFHNRYREMITGAYLEHVVKEGKEIKVRNRQRKLYTNSPGYKWPSYKQTMWSHIVFEHPATFGTMALEPDKKKEIIEDLVTFSESKEFYARIGKAWKRGYLLYGPPGTGKSTMIAAMANLLNYDVYDLELTAVKDNTELRKLLIETTSKSIIVIEDIDCSLDLTGQRKKKGGKAMADDEKERKEVKEESGNSKVTLSGLLNFIDGLWSACGGERLIVFTTNYVEKLDPALIRRGRMDKHIELSYCGFEGFKVLAKNYLNLETHPLFDAIDGLMKEVKITPADVAENLMPKSPLDDAEKCLWSLIQALEEAKEEAEAEAAAAKKVVEQSQDGGGVCSENCLAEKASE comes from the coding sequence atGGAGATGGTGCCTTCAACAATGACAGAGATGTGGACGACAATGGGTTCAACTATTGCCAGTTTCATGTTCATATGGGCTATTATTCGTCAATATTGCCCTTACGAACTCCGCCGTTACTTCGAAAAATACACTCACACCATCATGACCTATTTCTCCCCTTACGTCAAAATCTCCATCCACGAATTCACCGGCGATCGCCTCAAACGTAGCGAGGCTTACGTCGCCGTTGAAGCTTATCTCAGCGTCAACTCTTCCAAAACAGCTAAAAGGTTAAAAGCCGAGATGGGAAAAGACAGCAACAACTTAGTTCTCAGCATGGACGAATACGAGAAAGTAACCGACGAGTTCCGAGGAGCTAAAGTATGGTGGGTAGCGAGCAAAGTGGTGTCAGCTACTCGGCCCATGGCGTATTATCCCGAACAGGAGAAAAGGTTTTACAGGCTTACTTTTCATAATCGGTACAGAGAGATGATAACCGGTGCTTATTTAGAACATGTAGTGAAAGAGGGGAAGGAAATTAAAGTGAGGAACAGGCAAAGGAAGCTTTACACGAACAGTCCTGGTTATAAATGGCCGAGTTATAAACAAACCATGTGGAGTCACATCGTGTTTGAACATCCAGCTACGTTTGGAACAATGGCGTTGGAACCAGATAAGAAGAAAGAGATTATTGAAGATCTTGTTACGTTTAGTGAAAGTAAAGAGTTTTATGCTAGGATTGGTAAAGCTTGGAAACGTGGGTATCTTCTTTATGGACCACCAGGGACTGGGAAATCAACTATGATTGCTGCAATGGCGAATTTGTTGAATTATGATGTTTACGATCTTGAACTCACTGCTGTTAAAGATAATACTGAGTTAAGGAAGCTTTTGATTGAGACGACGAGTAAGTCTATTATAGTGATTGAAGATATAGATTGTTCACTTGATCTTACTGGTCAAAGGAAGAAAAAAGGCGGGAAAGCTATGGCGGATGATGAGAAAGAGAGGAAAGAGGTAAAAGAAGAGAGTGGTAACAGCAAAGTGACGCTTTCGGgtttattgaattttattgatgGGCTTTGGTCTGCTTGTGGTGGGGAGAGGTTGATTGTTTTTACTACTAATTATGTGGAGAAACTTGATCCGGCATTGATAAGACGGGGCAGGATGGATAAACATATTGAGCTTTCTTATTGTGGGTTTGAAGGGTTCAAGGTGCTTGCTAAGAATTATTTGAATTTGGAAACTCATCCATTGTTTGACGCCATTGATGGGTTGATGAAAGAGGTTAAGATTACTCCTGCTGATGTTGCTGAGAATCTTATGCCTAAGTCTCCATTAGATGATGCTGAGAAATGTCTGTGGAGCTTGATTCAGGCTCTTGAGGAAGCTAAGGAAGAAGCTGAAGCTGAAGCTGCGGCTGCCAAGAAGGTTGTAGAGCAAAGTCAGGATGGTGGTGGGGTATGCAGTGAAAATTGTTTGGCAGAGAAGGCTTCAGAGTGA
- the LOC107912156 gene encoding protein NUCLEAR FUSION DEFECTIVE 4 — translation MESFLNTKWIATAASIWIQCTSGASYTFGIYSPVLKSSQSYDQSTLDTISVFKDIGANAGILSGLLYATVTCRRIRLLTGPWVVHVAGAVQCFVGYFLIWASVVGLIRQPPVPLMCLFMLVAAHAQTFFNTANVVSGVENFHRFGGTIVGIMKGFLGLSGAILIQVYDTLCEGDPTAYILILAITPTLTSLLLMPLVKIYGTTTVDDKKHLNGFSSSALVVAAYLMVVIILDNVFTLPSWTRIITFMFLLLLLASPFGIAAKAHKDSERPSIETSPLMDDSEPMPTKYGEYHQIPGEPDRFKEVASSSNENLSNDHLEDGIDMNLSRAMLTVNFWLLFVAMICGMGSGLATINNISQIGQSLGYSTIERSSLVALWSIWNFLGRFGAGFLSDIMLHKGWARPLFMVITLATLTFGHLIVASGFPGNLYIGSVMVGICYGSQWSLMPTITSEIFGVRHMGTIFNTIAIASPIGSYIFSVRIIGYIYDKMATGEDNSCYGTQCFMLSFFIMAAVALLGFLIAFALFLRTRRFYRQIVLLRSRDS, via the exons ATGGAGAGTTTCCTCAACACCAAATGGATAGCCACGGCGGCGAGCATATGGATTCAGTGCACCAGCGGTGCATCTTACACCTTCGGCATCTACTCTCCGGTCCTCAAATCATCCCAATCCTACGACCAATCAACTCTGGACACCATTTCCGTCTTCAAAGACATAGGCGCTAACGCCGGTATCCTCTCCGGCCTCCTTTACGCCACCGTCACCTGTCGCCGTATCAGACTCCTTACTGGTCCTTGGGTGGTCCACGTAGCCGGCGCCGTCCAATGCTTCGTTGGGTATTTCTTGATATGGGCATCCGTGGTGGGGTTAATCCGGCAGCCGCCGGTGCCGTTGATGTGCTTGTTCATGCTGGTGGCAGCTCATGCGCAAACATTTTTCAATACGGCAAATGTGGTTAGTGGCGTTGAAAATTTTCATCGATTTGGTGGGACCATCGTGGGGATTATGAAG GGGTTTCTTGGTTTGAGTGGAGCAATTCTGATTCAAGTTTACGACACGTTATGTGAGGGTGACCCGACCGCTTACATTTTGATCCTTGCCATCACTCCCACTCTGACCTCCCTATTGCTCATGCCTTTGGTCAAAATCTATGGAACCACCACGGTCGATGACAAGAAGCACTTAAATGGTTTCTCGTCCAGTGCTTTGGTCGTTGCCGCTTATCTCATGGTCGTTATAATATTGGACAATGTCTTCACTTTACCATCATGGACCCGGATCATTACCTTCATGTTTCTACTCCTTTTACTTGCCTCACCTTTTGGAATTGCAGCCAAAGCCCACAAGGATTCCGAGAGGCCTTCCATCGAAACGAGTCCTTTGATGGACGATTCAGAACCAATGCCAACCAAATATGGAGAGTACCACCAGATTCCTGGTGAACCGGACCGATTTAAGGAGGTTGCTTCGTCTTCGAATGAGAACTTATCAAATGATCACCTAGAAGATGGTATTGATATGAATCTATCGAGAGCGATGCTTACTGTGAACTTCTGGTTGTTGTTCGTTGCGATGATATGTGGAATGGGTTCGGGTTTGGCGACTATAAACAACATTAGCCAAATAGGTCAATCTCTTGGTTACTCGACCATTGAGAGATCTTCTTTGGTTGCTTTATGGAGCATATGGAATTTTCTTGGTCGGTTCGGGGCGGGGTTTTTGTCGGACATAATGTTGCACAAAGGTTGGGCGAGGCCGTTGTTCATGGTTATTACGCTAGCCACATTGACGTTTGGCCACTTGATCGTCGCTTCAGGCTTTCCTGGAAATTTGTACATAGGCTCAGTCATGGTAGGCATTTGTTACGGCTCACAGTGGTCGTTAATGCCGACCATCACGTCTGAGATATTTGGTGTTCGACACATGGGCACCATTTTCAACACCATTGCCATTGCTAGTCCAATCGGATCTTACATTTTTTCCGTGAGGATCATCGGGTACATTTATGACAAAATGGCAACCGGTGAAGACAACTCGTGCTATGGCACTCAATGTTTCATGTTATCGTTTTTCATCATGGCAGCGGTTGCTTTGCTTGGATTCCTCATTGCGTTCGCATTGTTTCTTCGAACAAGGAGGTTTTATAGGCAGATTGTGCTTCTAAGATCAAGGGATTCTTAA